One genomic segment of Laspinema palackyanum D2c includes these proteins:
- a CDS encoding CHAT domain-containing tetratricopeptide repeat protein, with protein sequence MFDNLMEQLISLHRNAETAYHQGQYEQGIQFATEACELGKYAFGENHPDYARILNVLAVLYSAMWRLTDAEPLFLQAMEIKKVQLGHNHPDYATSLDNLAGLYQDMGRLTDAEPLFLQAMEIKKVQLGHNHPDYANSLNNLAILYRVMGRFTDSESLYLQSMKIRKVQLGHNHPDYASSLNNLARLYRAMGRLTDSEPLYLQSMKIRKVQLGQNHPLYAESLNNLAELYRDMGRLTDAEPLYLQAMKIRKVQLGQNHPDYATSLNNLAILYRKMGRFTDSEPLYWQAIEIKKVQLGQNHHDYAQSLSNLAELYSAMGRLTDAEPLYWQAMEIQKVQLGENHPDYAASVNNLAELYRTMGRLTDAEPLLLQAIEICEVQLGQNHPHYASSLNNLGLLYSAMGRWKDAEPLCLQAKEIIKVQLGENHPDYATSLHNLAELYRTMGRLTDAERLFLQAKEIWKVQLGENHPSYARSLRGLAVLMAAMNRPHEALRLMQEANQITNRLIGEILSISSDRQRLEYMQQNYYHLEGFLSLITQYFPTDAAAKRAGLDLVLRRKGLATEAGLLMRTLIVSGRYPHLKPELEKLGQLTQQVGAFTLKVPTELSQYPAYQQQLARLKQEQEDVERSLSRQIPEMNLQTQLDSASREAITQSLPKGATLLEFVRVRVRNFQAVEANGDKQSFPARYLAFVLSAGDAAGVEMIDLGEAEEIDRLCRIFRQSVSGEEQGKKGDRDLDLSGLGKPKTDPIEESDVPAILTTPEGLELYQRLIQPLKAYLQPQQTLYIAPDGELATLPFGILSGDGTAYLMDEYKLRYLAVGRDLLRFQFPIPVKHTESLVIANPDYNLRGESGEDVAVTGILSKPSEYDEVRSLSRDLGRGSEEVFKPLPGTQIEGSRIAKLLEVPVYTQAQAVKSLLSRCHSPEIVHIATHGYFLPLDQTLPDVWGFFGLPTIEMGGVGSAGMVMQQGRRLQLQGLQDPMRRSGLAFAGANTVLQERLLPEQAEDGLLTAQNAVHLDLTGTRLVVMSACDTALGDQSIGEGVLGLRRSLILAGAETVVMSLWKVPDVPTAILMERFYHNLFETDLGRTVALEEAQEYLKTLQVSQLRQDWLTPEAIAQVEQLNYDCAKQLQELTTKPDEFTPFAGTKYWAAFVCIGNPSPFPKSASLSLALTRI encoded by the coding sequence ATGTTTGATAATCTGATGGAGCAACTTATCTCACTACATAGGAATGCAGAAACCGCTTACCATCAAGGTCAGTATGAGCAAGGAATTCAATTCGCCACAGAAGCGTGCGAACTGGGAAAATATGCTTTCGGTGAGAATCATCCCGACTATGCCCGCATTTTGAACGTTTTGGCGGTACTCTACTCCGCAATGTGGCGGTTGACCGATGCTGAACCCCTTTTCCTGCAAGCAATGGAGATTAAAAAGGTGCAGTTGGGTCATAATCATCCCGACTATGCCACCAGTTTGGACAATTTGGCGGGACTGTACCAAGACATGGGGCGGTTAACAGATGCCGAACCCCTTTTCCTGCAAGCAATGGAGATTAAAAAGGTGCAGTTGGGTCATAATCATCCTGACTATGCCAACAGTTTGAACAATTTGGCGATACTGTACAGAGTAATGGGACGGTTTACCGATTCTGAATCCCTTTACCTGCAATCGATGAAGATTCGGAAGGTCCAGTTGGGTCATAATCATCCTGACTATGCCAGCAGTTTGAACAATTTAGCACGACTGTACAGAGCAATGGGACGGTTGACCGATTCTGAACCCCTTTACCTGCAATCGATGAAGATTCGGAAGGTCCAGTTGGGTCAGAATCATCCCCTCTATGCAGAAAGTTTGAACAATTTGGCGGAACTGTACAGAGACATGGGACGGTTGACGGATGCCGAGCCCCTTTACCTACAGGCGATGAAGATTCGGAAGGTCCAGCTGGGTCAGAATCATCCCGACTATGCCACCAGTTTGAACAATTTGGCGATACTGTACAGAAAAATGGGACGGTTTACCGATTCTGAACCCCTTTACTGGCAAGCAATAGAGATTAAAAAGGTGCAGTTGGGTCAGAATCATCACGACTATGCCCAAAGTTTGAGCAATTTGGCGGAACTGTACTCGGCAATGGGACGATTGACGGATGCCGAGCCCCTTTACTGGCAAGCAATGGAGATCCAGAAGGTGCAGTTGGGTGAGAATCATCCCGACTATGCCGCCAGTGTGAACAATTTGGCAGAACTGTACAGAACAATGGGGCGGTTGACGGATGCCGAACCCCTTTTGCTGCAAGCAATAGAGATTTGCGAGGTGCAGTTGGGTCAGAATCATCCCCACTATGCCAGCAGTTTGAACAATTTGGGCCTACTGTACTCCGCAATGGGGCGGTGGAAGGATGCCGAACCCCTTTGCCTGCAAGCAAAGGAGATTATCAAGGTGCAGTTGGGTGAGAATCATCCCGACTATGCCACCAGTTTGCACAATTTGGCAGAACTGTACAGAACAATGGGGCGGTTGACGGATGCCGAACGCCTTTTCCTGCAAGCAAAGGAGATTTGGAAGGTGCAGTTGGGTGAGAATCATCCTAGCTATGCCAGGAGTTTGAGAGGTTTGGCGGTACTGATGGCGGCAATGAATCGCCCTCACGAGGCATTAAGACTCATGCAAGAGGCGAACCAAATTACAAACCGGCTTATCGGTGAAATTTTATCGATTAGCAGCGATCGCCAGCGTCTGGAATATATGCAACAAAACTATTACCATTTAGAGGGATTTCTCTCTCTGATTACCCAATACTTCCCAACGGATGCCGCTGCGAAACGGGCGGGGTTGGATTTGGTGTTGCGGCGCAAGGGGTTGGCGACGGAGGCGGGGTTGTTGATGAGAACTCTAATTGTATCGGGACGTTACCCTCACCTCAAACCTGAATTGGAGAAACTGGGGCAATTAACTCAGCAAGTGGGTGCTTTTACGTTGAAAGTCCCGACAGAACTGTCACAGTACCCCGCTTACCAGCAACAATTGGCGCGGTTAAAGCAAGAACAAGAGGACGTGGAACGATCGCTGAGTCGTCAAATTCCAGAAATGAATCTGCAAACCCAATTAGATTCTGCCAGTCGTGAGGCTATTACTCAATCCCTGCCAAAAGGGGCAACGCTGCTGGAGTTTGTGCGGGTGCGGGTCCGTAATTTCCAGGCAGTGGAAGCGAATGGAGATAAACAATCGTTTCCAGCGCGGTATCTGGCGTTTGTGTTGTCTGCGGGGGATGCGGCAGGGGTGGAAATGATTGATTTAGGGGAGGCGGAGGAGATCGATCGCCTCTGTCGGATCTTCCGGCAGTCGGTTTCGGGAGAGGAACAGGGGAAAAAGGGCGATCGCGATTTGGATTTGTCAGGATTAGGGAAACCGAAAACTGATCCGATAGAGGAATCTGATGTTCCGGCAATCTTGACTACCCCAGAGGGACTGGAGTTGTATCAACGGTTGATTCAACCCCTGAAGGCGTATTTGCAACCCCAGCAAACTCTATACATTGCCCCGGATGGGGAACTGGCAACCCTGCCTTTTGGGATTTTGTCTGGAGACGGAACTGCCTATTTGATGGATGAGTATAAGTTGCGCTATCTGGCGGTGGGACGAGATTTGTTGCGGTTTCAGTTCCCAATTCCCGTGAAACATACGGAATCCTTGGTGATTGCCAATCCGGATTATAATTTGCGGGGGGAATCTGGGGAGGATGTGGCGGTTACGGGAATCCTCTCGAAACCGTCGGAGTATGATGAGGTGCGATCGCTCTCTCGGGACTTGGGACGCGGTTCGGAGGAGGTATTCAAACCGTTGCCGGGGACGCAAATTGAGGGGAGTCGCATTGCCAAATTATTGGAGGTTCCTGTATATACCCAGGCGCAGGCGGTGAAGTCCTTGCTGTCTCGATGCCACTCCCCGGAAATTGTCCATATTGCCACCCACGGCTATTTTCTACCCCTGGACCAAACTCTGCCGGATGTCTGGGGTTTCTTCGGTTTGCCGACTATCGAGATGGGGGGAGTCGGCTCCGCAGGAATGGTGATGCAACAGGGGAGACGCTTACAGTTACAGGGATTACAGGACCCGATGAGGCGATCGGGGTTGGCGTTTGCTGGGGCGAATACGGTGTTGCAAGAACGGTTGTTGCCGGAACAGGCGGAGGATGGGTTGTTGACGGCACAAAATGCAGTTCATCTCGATTTGACGGGGACGCGGTTGGTGGTGATGTCTGCTTGTGATACGGCGTTGGGGGATCAGTCTATTGGGGAGGGGGTACTGGGTTTACGGCGATCGCTGATTCTGGCGGGTGCTGAAACGGTGGTGATGAGTCTGTGGAAGGTTCCCGATGTACCCACGGCGATTTTAATGGAACGATTTTATCACAATTTGTTTGAGACGGATTTGGGTCGCACGGTGGCGTTGGAGGAGGCACAAGAGTATCTCAAAACTCTCCAGGTTTCCCAATTGCGGCAGGATTGGTTAACTCCAGAGGCGATCGCGCAAGTTGAACAATTGAATTATGACTGTGCAAAACAGTTACAGGAATTAACTACAAAACCGGATGAATTTACACCCTTTGCCGGGACCAAATATTGGGCGGCATTTGTTTGTATTGGGAATCCGAGTCCCTTTCCTAAATCCGCGTCTCTTTCCCTTGCTTTAACCCGAATTTAA
- a CDS encoding adenylate/guanylate cyclase domain-containing protein: MQHDFLENNPVASLLTKILKSPLSADASRNAEYQAWRDRFMRKRLDVGLWIGLMAFLSASLLQVSNWLFRPEEFRPDWLRSQVSIEICLLLCLLLQHSKLGRRYPSLVFFAFYWVVTIVPQISRTLSGVAQPELLVWTIMFFGQATFTPVRWYLHLAAQLGVFLYFLGVNSALGVNFSNSISWMKPSVLALYFFWVCFIGNLSVYLYEQLQKAEFKARWDLEEAYAQLEEEQKLSESLLLNVLPHSIATRLKQNPKNLADSYTNVSVLFADIVGFTELSSQISPWDLVELLNQIFSEFDALAELHQLEKIKTIGDAYMVVSGLPEPRDDHAQAIADMALDMQRAIATFNQKTGQNFSIRIGIATGPVIAGVIGIKKFIYDLWGDTVNLASRMESHGIPGAIQVTRETYQFLKGEYLFQERGKVFIKGKGEMTTYLLREKNPSIIDAKLSGN; encoded by the coding sequence ATGCAGCATGACTTTCTTGAAAACAACCCGGTAGCGTCCCTACTGACTAAGATACTCAAGTCCCCCCTCTCTGCCGATGCTTCCCGTAATGCTGAATATCAGGCATGGCGGGACCGTTTCATGCGCAAGCGTCTGGATGTGGGGTTGTGGATTGGATTGATGGCCTTTTTGAGTGCCAGTTTGCTACAAGTGAGCAATTGGTTGTTCCGTCCCGAGGAATTTAGGCCGGACTGGTTGCGATCGCAGGTGAGTATTGAAATCTGTTTACTGTTATGTCTGTTACTTCAGCATAGCAAATTAGGTCGCCGCTATCCGAGTTTAGTCTTTTTCGCCTTTTATTGGGTGGTGACGATTGTTCCGCAGATTTCGCGTACTTTGTCAGGAGTTGCTCAACCGGAACTGTTAGTTTGGACAATTATGTTTTTCGGTCAAGCGACATTTACTCCGGTGCGTTGGTATCTCCATTTAGCGGCTCAATTGGGGGTGTTTTTGTATTTTCTGGGGGTAAATTCCGCCTTGGGGGTAAACTTCAGTAACTCGATAAGTTGGATGAAACCTTCCGTACTGGCTTTGTATTTCTTCTGGGTCTGTTTTATTGGCAACTTATCCGTTTATTTATATGAACAGTTACAAAAAGCGGAGTTTAAAGCCCGATGGGATTTAGAGGAGGCTTATGCTCAATTGGAAGAAGAACAAAAACTTTCAGAAAGTTTATTACTGAATGTTTTACCCCATTCCATTGCCACTCGGTTAAAGCAAAATCCCAAAAATTTGGCGGATAGTTACACGAATGTTTCGGTTTTATTTGCCGATATTGTCGGATTTACGGAACTGTCTTCCCAAATTTCTCCCTGGGATTTAGTGGAGTTGCTCAATCAGATTTTCTCGGAGTTTGATGCCTTGGCGGAATTGCATCAGTTAGAAAAGATTAAAACAATTGGGGATGCTTATATGGTGGTTTCGGGGTTACCGGAACCTCGGGATGATCATGCTCAAGCCATTGCCGATATGGCGTTGGATATGCAGCGGGCGATCGCCACATTTAACCAAAAAACTGGGCAGAATTTTAGCATCCGCATCGGCATCGCCACGGGTCCGGTAATTGCAGGAGTGATTGGCATTAAAAAATTTATTTATGATTTGTGGGGGGATACGGTTAATCTCGCCTCTCGGATGGAATCTCATGGTATTCCCGGGGCGATTCAGGTGACTCGGGAAACCTATCAGTTTTTGAAAGGCGAGTATCTGTTTCAGGAACGGGGGAAGGTATTTATTAAGGGCAAGGGAGAAATGACCACTTATTTATTGAGGGAGAAAAATCCGAGTATTATTGACGCAAAACTGTCGGGGAATTAA